The sequence ATTGAGTGCGGTATAAATAGATTAACTTCCACAtttcttttcaatgaaatttctgatgtcATTGAAAAAGTTGGACCAAAGAATGTTGTGCAATTTATTTCAGATAATGGTTCTAACTTTTGTTCTTGTGGTGATATGTTGTCTGGAAAATGGCGTCATATATATAGAATAAATTGTGCTGCTCATGGGATTAATCTGCTTTTGAAAGATATTCACAAAAAAGTTAAATGGGTGAGGGAAGTTATAGAAGATGGAAAACTTGTAGTGAATTATATTCACAGGCACACAGGTATTGTAGCATTGATGAGAAAATTCACCAACAATAGAGATATCAAGCAGCCTTGCAAGACAAGGTTtggtacttatttttttatgctgcAGTCTCTTATTGTTGTTGAGAATGAGTTGAGGCTTTTTGTTGCATCATCTGAGTGGAGAGCCTTTCAATTTAATAAAGTTGAAATGACAGTGAGAACTGTTGGAATAATTCAATCAGAGACATTTTGGGAGGGGGCAAAGGAAGTTGTTGCTTTCATGGAGCCACTTATTTGTATTCTTCGCCTTGTTGATTCAGATGGTTCTACTGCAGGTTACTTATATGAAGCAACAGAAAGGGCAAAAGAAACATTGAGAAAATTTGTGGAGAAGGATGGAGGGAAGTATTTAGCCATAAtggatttgtttcaatttaggtTAGAGAAGAACATTATTCATCATGTTCATCTCTTTGGTGCACTTTTGAATCCTTCTATTATGTTTGGTGGTCGACTTGATATTGATGGAACTAAATTTATGAATGCACAAGATTTTATAATGGACATCATGGTTCCTTTAGAAGATCGTGAGCAATTCATGCAAGAAGTCATTGATTATCGCATGAAAAGTCCATTGTTGTTCAATATGACAGGGCAGACAATGATGAAAACTAATCATCCAAGTAAGTGACTTAgttaattagtttattattgtatttttttaattaaatatagtattcttatatttgtttacttatgttgatttgtagggatttggtggCAATTTGTTGGTAGTGCATTTCCTGTGCTTCAAAATATTGCTTGTAGAATCTTGAGTCAGCCTTGTAGTTCCTCTCCTTGTGAGCGTAATTGGAGTGCTTGGGATGCagcacaaacaaagaaaagaaatagatcaACCCCAGAGATGCTAGAGGATTTGGTGTACATCAGGATGAACTCTATGATGAGGGAGAACTATGAAAGCCAACTACATAAAGATTCAAGGCCTATTGATTTAGATAATCTTGGTGAATTACCTATAGTAGACTTTGAGCTTGAAATGGAGAGGCTTGAGCAGACGTACAAGGAACCTGAACCATCTGACACTGGAGCTGATGGAGGATCTACTTCATGTAGTTTAATGTCTCCTCattgatctttttcttttttttttatcattgatcttTGGACCTGTTATAATGATACTGAGTTCTTTAGACATCTTGGATGATATggatggagtttttttttttttatatattttggacatgtcttttttaatatggtgtattaagttttaatttggaatttacattggatgatatatgcatgaatgtttgatgttgatgtagtttagaacattagatgcaggtatacagacaataatctctcaaattacatgatgaTATATTgccgtttttttggtttcgtttttttgaaaactacacgtttaatactcgtaccgttcgtttccgtccgtttgacgtttcttgtttttttgaccgtaccgttcatcgtttttatccgtttaaaacacgtaccgtacgtctctgtttttttgccgttcccgttttaactaacaatggtcaAAACACACTGAGAATGAGTCATGgtaaaattgtcattttttgCGTTAATTTTATTGAGGCCCCGCCTGTTTTTTCTTCATGATATCCAAGTTCTTTCGCCGGAAACACTATGGATGATGACTAATGAGTCATGGTCAAAttgcccttttcttttttccctgtCTTTGTTGCCTTTCCCCATTCTTTCTTCATGATGGTGGCACTTCATGAAAGAAAGTGCCACATCAGGTCAAGTTttcattttattctcttttttttcttcgtaCCATTATGCGTCTGTGTGGTAGCAAGGGAGTTTAAAAGGAGGGGAGgtgaaatttttaaattgaaaagaaaaaaatcctttttaaatataataaaaaatttatgtatttatacaatcatatgggatgACATAGATCCcataaagtaaaattacaaaagtttcatttttttgtttaaactcttcatttcccttgcaatcaagcATAGTCATAGGGCTTGTGAACCTTAGGATGAAGTGGTAAATTTCGTGATAGAAAACTATTAttcaaaaattatattttatagtTAAGGATTTTGCATGCAAAGGAAGGTGTATGATGCCATTCCAACCCGATAAACATGGGATAGAATCATAGAAGTCATCCATAAGGGTGTCAAGCGATCGGGTTGGGTtggtctcggtcgggcctagTCACGTTCGACTAATTTCTAAGGTTGCATCGTAAACTAAATgtgttaatcggttcagttttggtttaaatggtgcGGATCGGTTCAGtttacatttatttgactaaaaccataaccgcacattttattaaatggttctACTTTCTAAAATTGTGACTGTTTAGTAAaaggtttcggt is a genomic window of Macadamia integrifolia cultivar HAES 741 unplaced genomic scaffold, SCU_Mint_v3 scaffold1505, whole genome shotgun sequence containing:
- the LOC122063972 gene encoding uncharacterized protein LOC122063972 gives rise to the protein MVRPKDKFWEHVEQHSLGRFTCNYCGLNYSGSVSRVKAHLACQPGHDVQICTQVPEHIQADALAEFNLSRSAKKRRSDSLESGMGSTSSTTSMPHVRVAHQPTMLEMAAKQDKKSLDMLVTDFFVNNNISFNVIQTNSFIEMLRGACAYGTSYVVPSYSNLRTSLIPGKKAEIIQYVSSIKATWDITGCTIMSDSWTDIKKKSWVNVIAYSPGGAVFLKCIECGINRLTSTFLFNEISDVIEKVGPKNVVQFISDNGSNFCSCGDMLSGKWRHIYRINCAAHGINLLLKDIHKKVKWVREVIEDGKLVVNYIHRHTGIVALMRKFTNNRDIKQPCKTRFGTYFFMLQSLIVVENELRLFVASSEWRAFQFNKVEMTVRTVGIIQSETFWEGAKEVVAFMEPLICILRLVDSDGSTAGYLYEATERAKETLRKFVEKDGGKYLAIMDLFQFRLEKNIIHHVHLFGALLNPSIMFGGRLDIDGTKFMNAQDFIMDIMVPLEDREQFMQEVIDYRMKSPLLFNMTGQTMMKTNHPRIWWQFVGSAFPVLQNIACRILSQPCSSSPCERNWSAWDAAQTKKRNRSTPEMLEDLVYIRMNSMMRENYESQLHKDSRPIDLDNLGELPIVDFELEMERLEQTYKEPEPSDTGADGGSTSCSLMSPH